One stretch of Sylvia atricapilla isolate bSylAtr1 chromosome 4, bSylAtr1.pri, whole genome shotgun sequence DNA includes these proteins:
- the CCNG2 gene encoding cyclin-G2 yields MSSEALWLFKQLNLHLELEGRFQPREKGLSLIEGAAENENTLCSRQRNAKVEDLWSLTNFFGFATETFVLAVNILDRFLALMKVKPKHLSCIGVCCIQLAARVVEEECNIPSAHEIIRISQCKCTVSDLKRMEKIISEKLHFEFKATTALTFLHLYHTIVLCHTSERKEVLNLDKLEAQLKACNCRLVFSKAKPSVLALCLLTLEVQMLKSVELLEILLRVQKHSKISDSDLFYWRELVSKCLADYSSPECCKPDHKKLVWIVSRRTAQNLQNSYYSVPELPTIPEGGCFNGSESEDSCEDMSSGEESLSSSPPSDLEGTFFFELKPKNKWQTLSCQS; encoded by the exons atgaGCAGCGAGGCGCTGTGGCTTTTCAAGCAGCTGAACCTCCATCTGGAGCTGGAGGGGCGGTTCCAGCCCCGCGAGAAGGGACTCAGCCTCATCGAGGGCGCCGCCGAG AATGAAAACACCCTGTGTTCAAGACAAAGGAATGCCAAAGTGGAAGATCTTTGGAGTCTGACCAACTTCTTTGGATTTGCAACTGAAACGTTTGTTTTGGCTGTCAACATTCTGGACAGATTCTTGGCTCTTATGAAG GTGAAACCGAAGCATTTGTCTTGCATTGGAGtttgctgcatccagctggctGCCCGTGTCGTGGAGGAGGAATGCAACATCCCATCTGCTCACGAAATCATCCGGATCAGCCAATGTAAATGCACTGTGTCTGACCTGAAACGGATGGAAAagataatttcagaaaaattgcACTTTGAATTTAAAGCTACTACTGCCTTAACCTTCTTGCACTTGTACCATACTATTGTACTCTGTCATACCTCAGAAAG GAAAGAAGTATTGAATCTGGACAAGTTGGAAGCACAGCTAAAAGCTTGCAACTGCCGTCTAGTCTTCTCTAAAGCAAAA CCATCTGTCCTGGCCTTGTGCCTTCTCACTTTGGAAGTTCAGATGCTGAAATCTGTTGAGCTATTGGAGATCCTTCTGCGTGTTCAAAAGCATTCAAAG ataagtGATAGTGACCTATTTTACTGGAGGGAACTGGTCTCTAAATGCCTGGCAGATTATTCTTCTCCTGAATGCTGCAAGCCTGATCACAAAAAATTAGTTTGGATTGTTTCTAGACGTACAGCCCAAAACCTGCAAAACAGTTACTACAGTGTTCCTGAGTTGCCAACAATTCCAGAGGGTGGATGTTTCAATGGAAGTGAGAG TGAAGACTCCTGTGAAGACATGAGCAGCGGGGAAGAAAGCCTTAGCAGTTCTCCTCCGAGTGATCTGGAAGGCACCTTCTTCTTTGAACTCAAACCTAAAAATAAGTGGCAAACTCTCAGCTGTCAGTCTTAG